In Catharus ustulatus isolate bCatUst1 chromosome 29, bCatUst1.pri.v2, whole genome shotgun sequence, the following are encoded in one genomic region:
- the TMEM38A gene encoding trimeric intracellular cation channel type A isoform X2, translating to MSRKSPFASWLCAMLHCFGSYILADLLLGEAPIGHFSHNSSVILATAVWYLIFFCPMNLFYKCVSFLPVKLIFVAMKEVVRVRKIAAGVHHAHHLYHHGWFVMMATGWVKGSGVALMSNFEQLLRGVWKPDTNEILHMSFPTKASLYGTVLFTLQQTHWLPISEANLIFFFTMFMIVCKVFMTATHSHASPFAPLENLVCPVLFGSVSSGHPSHHHDHHGASHEVSHPPPPPAKSKEELNEGTRKRKAKKAE from the exons aTGTCCCGGAAGAGCCCTTTTGCCTCCTGGCTCTGTGCTATGCTCCACTGCTTTGGGAGCTACATCCTGGCTgacctgctgctgggagaggcacCCATTGGCCACTTCAGCCACAACTCCAGTGTCATCCTGGCCACAGCAGTGTG GTACCTGATATTCTTCTGTCCCATGAACCTCTTCTACAAGTGTGTCAGCTTCCTGCCCGTGAAGCTCATCTTCGTGGCCATGAAGGAGGTGGTCCGGGTGCGCAAGATCGCGGCCGGGGTGCACCACGCCCACCACCTGTACCACCACGGGTGGTTCGTCATGATGGCCACAGGATGGGTCAAAG GTTCTGGTGTGGCCTTGATGTCGAACTTTGAGCAGCTGCTGCGTGGGGTCTGGAAGCCTGATACAAATGAAATTCTTCATATGTCCTT ccCTACAAAGGCCAGTCTGTATGGCACAGTCCTATTCACTCTGCAGCAGACTCACTGGCTCCCCATCTCTGAAGCTAATCTCATCTTCTTTTTCACCATGTTCATGATAGTCTGCAAG GTGTTCATGACAGCCACTCACTCCCATGCCTCGCCTTTTGCTCCGCTGGAAAACCTCGTCTGCCCCGTCCTCTTTGGCTCTGTTTCCAGTGGGCACCCAAGCCACCACCACGACCACCATGGGGCCTCCCATGAGGTttcccaccctcctcctcctcctgccaagTCCAAAGAGGAGCTGAACGAAGGCACGAGGAAACGGAAGGcaaaaaaagctgaataa
- the TMEM38A gene encoding trimeric intracellular cation channel type A isoform X1 gives MDLAEALPLGELAAAFASLPVFPLFDTAYFIISVLYLKYEPGAVEMSRKSPFASWLCAMLHCFGSYILADLLLGEAPIGHFSHNSSVILATAVWYLIFFCPMNLFYKCVSFLPVKLIFVAMKEVVRVRKIAAGVHHAHHLYHHGWFVMMATGWVKGSGVALMSNFEQLLRGVWKPDTNEILHMSFPTKASLYGTVLFTLQQTHWLPISEANLIFFFTMFMIVCKVFMTATHSHASPFAPLENLVCPVLFGSVSSGHPSHHHDHHGASHEVSHPPPPPAKSKEELNEGTRKRKAKKAE, from the exons ATGGATCTGGCGGAGGCGCTGCCCCTCGGGGAGCTGGCGGCCGCCTTCGCCTCGCTGCCCGTGTTCCCGCTGTTCGACACCGCCTATTTCATCATCTCCGTCCTCTACCTCAAGTACGAGCCCG gagctgtggagaTGTCCCGGAAGAGCCCTTTTGCCTCCTGGCTCTGTGCTATGCTCCACTGCTTTGGGAGCTACATCCTGGCTgacctgctgctgggagaggcacCCATTGGCCACTTCAGCCACAACTCCAGTGTCATCCTGGCCACAGCAGTGTG GTACCTGATATTCTTCTGTCCCATGAACCTCTTCTACAAGTGTGTCAGCTTCCTGCCCGTGAAGCTCATCTTCGTGGCCATGAAGGAGGTGGTCCGGGTGCGCAAGATCGCGGCCGGGGTGCACCACGCCCACCACCTGTACCACCACGGGTGGTTCGTCATGATGGCCACAGGATGGGTCAAAG GTTCTGGTGTGGCCTTGATGTCGAACTTTGAGCAGCTGCTGCGTGGGGTCTGGAAGCCTGATACAAATGAAATTCTTCATATGTCCTT ccCTACAAAGGCCAGTCTGTATGGCACAGTCCTATTCACTCTGCAGCAGACTCACTGGCTCCCCATCTCTGAAGCTAATCTCATCTTCTTTTTCACCATGTTCATGATAGTCTGCAAG GTGTTCATGACAGCCACTCACTCCCATGCCTCGCCTTTTGCTCCGCTGGAAAACCTCGTCTGCCCCGTCCTCTTTGGCTCTGTTTCCAGTGGGCACCCAAGCCACCACCACGACCACCATGGGGCCTCCCATGAGGTttcccaccctcctcctcctcctgccaagTCCAAAGAGGAGCTGAACGAAGGCACGAGGAAACGGAAGGcaaaaaaagctgaataa
- the SMIM7 gene encoding small integral membrane protein 7 — MIGDLLLCGTLLVNAGAVLNFRLRRRDTEGFGEEPREPTTGDNIREFLLSLRYFRIFIALWNIFMMFCMIVLFGS, encoded by the exons ATGATCGGGGACCTGCTGCTCTGCGG GACGCTGCTGGTGAACGCCGGTGCCGTGCTCAACTTCAGGCT gaggaggagggacaCGGAGGGATTCGGAGAGGAGCCGAGGGAACCCACGACCG GTGACAATATCAGAGAGTTCTTGCTGAGTCTCAGGTATTTTCGAATCTTCATTGCCTTGTGGAATATCTTCATGATGTTCTGCATGATTGT GTTATTTGGATCTTGA